In Bombus fervidus isolate BK054 chromosome 11, iyBomFerv1, whole genome shotgun sequence, a single genomic region encodes these proteins:
- the Hat1 gene encoding histone acetyltransferase 1, whose protein sequence is MEDPAIARLKNLVISSNEALEFKLVRSVEDLENDQNTFKPEMSHQVFGDSESIFGYRDLRVKLYYSAGCLETYLSMNYSEKINKVVYEGVEADEVLPNIAEKLAPQIHTNIDAFIESLKKDDIFKPHGELLHSFSISDENCTRKFEVYKADMTYNGFKEYHQRLRTFVLWYIDAANFIDIDDERWHYFNMFEKYLTADGTARYATTGFATVYQYYAYPHHIRPRIAQVLILPPFQNIGLGTRLLHAIYCEYTGRNQVKDITVENPSATFQRLRDYVDATNCSKLSSFSREYLLQGFNKTMGEEAKEKFKINNKQARRVYEILRLRATDLANEQEYRKYRLDVKRRLNIPYRREQNDLIKLECALKNIDKRTNITLPSLEQRIQTLDKEYRSLEEEYKKVIKRLENAEEL, encoded by the exons atggaAGATCCAGCTATTGCACGTTTAAAGAATTTGGTGATCAGCAGTAATGAAGCTTTGGAATTTAAATTAGTACGTTCTGTCGAAGATTTAGAAAATGatcaaaatacatttaaaCCAGAAATGTCCCATCAAGTATTTGGAGATAG TGAATCTATATTTGGTTACCGGGATCTCAGAGTAAAGTTATATTACTCAGCAGGTTGTTTAGAAACATATTTAAGTATGAATTAttcagaaaaaataaataaagtagttTATGAAGGAGTCGAAGCTGACGAAGTATTGCCTAACATTGCTGAGAAATTAGCTCCACAAATACATACCAACATAGATGCATTTATTGAATCTTTAAAGAAAGATGATATATTTAAACCTCATGGTGAATTGCTACATTCATTTTCTATCAGTG atgAAAATTGTACAAGAAAATTTGAAGTGTACAAAGCAGATATGACTTATAATGGTTTTAAAGAATATCATCAACGTCTCCGCACATTTGTATTATGGTACATAGATGCTGCCAATTTTATAGACATTGATGATGAGCGGTGgcattattttaatat GTTTGAGAAATATCTAACAGCAGATGGTACTGCTCGTTACGCAACCACTGGTTTTGCTACTGTATATCAATACTATGCATACCCACATCATATTAGACCTCGTATAGCTCAAGTTTTAATATTACCACCATTTCAAAATATAGGTCTTGGTACACGTTTGTTACACGCTATTTACTGCGAGTATACTGGAAGAAATCAAGTTAAAGACATAACAG TTGAGAACCCTTCCGCGACGTTTCAACGGTTAAGAGATTATGTGGATGCAACGAATTGCAGTAAATTATCTAGTTTTTCACGAGAATATCTACTTCAAGGTTTTAATAAAACGATGGGTGAAGAGgctaaagaaaaattcaagattaataac aaaCAAGCTCGCAGAGTATACGAAATTTTAAGATTACGGGCAACAGATTTAGCAAACGAGCAAGAATATCGTAAATATAGATTAGATGTAAAAAGGAGATTGAATATTCCATACAGACGCGAACAAAATGATTTGATAAAATTGGAATGTGCGTTGAAAAACATTGATAAACGTACGAACATTACTCTACCTTCATTGGAGCAACGTATACAAACTCTTGACAAAGAATACAGAAGTTTAGAAGAAGAATATAAGAAAGTAATTAAACGTTTAGAAAATGCGGAAgaactttga
- the LOC139992448 gene encoding dynein axonemal light chain 4-like yields MSTGEVKKIEEPLIFHTYPLCKYSDMKEEMKQEAMEICVTATEKYTDNHELAARNIKDNLDKRFGGPFHVVIGESYACAVTYQAKSLLYMYNAGNIAILVWRTVSTF; encoded by the exons atgtCTACAGGTGAGGtgaaaaagatagaagaacctttaatatttcatacatatcCTTTGTGTAAA TACAGTGATATGAAGGAAGAAATGAAGCAAGAAGCAATGGAAATATGCGTTACAGCTACGGAGAAATATACCGATAATCATGAACTAGCAGCtcgaaatattaaagataatttAGACAAAAGATTCGGTGGTCCATTTCATGTGGTTATTGGAGAATCGTATGCTTGTGCAGTTACGTATCAAGCAAAgtcattattatatatgtacaacgCTGGTAATATTGCCATCCTTGTATGGAGAACAGTTTCCACTTTTTAA
- the LOC139992440 gene encoding mitochondrial import inner membrane translocase subunit TIM14, whose product MTSTLIAAGIGLAVVGFTGRYILKRMPQLSQKMAEAYKNVPKLNSQTLANSKYYKGGFESKMTRREASLILDVSPTASKLKVKQQFKKIMAVNHPDRGGSPYIAAKINEAKDLLEK is encoded by the exons atg ACTTCTACACTTATTGCAGCAGGCATTGGCCTTGCTGTAGTGGGTTTTACTGGGCGTTATATACTTAAAAGAATGCCGCAATTATCTCAAAAGATGGCCGAAGCTTATAAAAATGTACCAAAATTAAATTCACAG ACATTAGCAAATAGTAAATATTACAAAGGAGGTTTTGAGTCTAAAATGACTCGACGAGAAGCTAGTTTAATATTGGATGTATCGCCAACTGCAAGTAAATTGAAAGTAAAACaacaatttaagaaaattatggCTGTAAATCATCCAGATAGAGGTGGATCTCCATATATTGCTGCAAAAATTAATGAAGCAAAAGATTTActagaaaaatga
- the LOC139992434 gene encoding growth hormone-regulated TBC protein 1-A isoform X2: MLSHNKFNIEKCLLTTLYSAEIICQHRLAWGMASSCFSNVDEYGFERPQDFDYETYEDFISEYLKVLAKRAKKWSEIIGEGKSLQRNITIKRYVRKGIPGEHRGLVWLSVSGGEELKNADPDLYQKLLQPPHNKQVADVIKTDLPRTFPDNIFFNNTENQQYQLYNILLAFAHQNKTVGYCQGLNYIAGLLLLVTKSEETAFWLLKVLIEKILPDYYTPTMDGLLTDIDVLAELVKIKMPDIYQHVTNIGLPWPVITTKWFVCLFAEVLPIESIFKVPGSLPGSTIIKLRTKISRQRLEQQKENKLGR, encoded by the exons atgttgtcgcacaataaatttaatattgaaaagtGTTTACTGACCACCCTATATTCAGCAGAAATCATATGTCAGCATCGTCTTGCGTGGGGTATGGCAAGTTCATGTTTTAG taaTGTGGATGAATATGGCTTTGAAAGACCTCAAGATTTTGACTATGAAACTTATGAAGATTTTATCTCAGAATACCTCAAAGTACTTGCAAAAAGAGCAAAAAAGTGGTCTGAAATCATTGGAGAAGGAAAATcattacaacgtaatattacaataaagaGATATGTTCGTAAAGGTATACCAGGAGAACATAGAGGATTa gTATGGCTTTCTGTCAGTGGAggagaagaattaaaaaatgcagatCCTGATCTTTATCAGAAACTACTCCAACCTCCACATAATAAACAAGTTGCAGATGTTATTAAAACTGATTTACCAAGAACTTTTcctgataatatattttttaataatacagaAAATCAACAGTATCAATTATACAACATTCTATTAGCATTTGCTCATCAGAATAAAACAGTAGGATATTGTCAA GGCTTGAATTATATAGCAGGATTACTATTGCTTGTTACAAAAAGCGAAGAAACAGCCTTTTGGTTGTTAAAAGTCctaatagaaaaaattttacCTGATTATTATACTCCAACAATGGATGGCCTCCTTACAGATATCGATGTGCTTGCAGAATTAGTcaa aataaaaatgcCAGATATTTATCAACATGTAACAAATATAGGCTTACCTTGGCCAGTCATTACAACGAAGTGGTTTGTGTGCTTATTTGCAGAAGTATTACCAATTGAG AGTATATTTAAAGTACCTGGATCACTGCCTGGTAGCACAATTATTAAACTAAGAACAAAAATATCACGACAACGTTTGGAACAACAAAAGGAGAATAAATTAGGACGATAG
- the LOC139992434 gene encoding growth hormone-regulated TBC protein 1 isoform X1, whose protein sequence is MLSHNKFNIEKCLLTTLYSAEIICQHRLAWGMASSCFSNVDEYGFERPQDFDYETYEDFISEYLKVLAKRAKKWSEIIGEGKSLQRNITIKRYVRKGIPGEHRGLVWLSVSGGEELKNADPDLYQKLLQPPHNKQVADVIKTDLPRTFPDNIFFNNTENQQYQLYNILLAFAHQNKTVGYCQGLNYIAGLLLLVTKSEETAFWLLKVLIEKILPDYYTPTMDGLLTDIDVLAELVKIKMPDIYQHVTNIGLPWPVITTKWFVCLFAEVLPIETTLRIWDCLFYEGSKIIFRVALTLIKRNKCNLLACQDFTTLAECFKEITKDSIVLKCHDFMQSIFKVPGSLPGSTIIKLRTKISRQRLEQQKENKLGR, encoded by the exons atgttgtcgcacaataaatttaatattgaaaagtGTTTACTGACCACCCTATATTCAGCAGAAATCATATGTCAGCATCGTCTTGCGTGGGGTATGGCAAGTTCATGTTTTAG taaTGTGGATGAATATGGCTTTGAAAGACCTCAAGATTTTGACTATGAAACTTATGAAGATTTTATCTCAGAATACCTCAAAGTACTTGCAAAAAGAGCAAAAAAGTGGTCTGAAATCATTGGAGAAGGAAAATcattacaacgtaatattacaataaagaGATATGTTCGTAAAGGTATACCAGGAGAACATAGAGGATTa gTATGGCTTTCTGTCAGTGGAggagaagaattaaaaaatgcagatCCTGATCTTTATCAGAAACTACTCCAACCTCCACATAATAAACAAGTTGCAGATGTTATTAAAACTGATTTACCAAGAACTTTTcctgataatatattttttaataatacagaAAATCAACAGTATCAATTATACAACATTCTATTAGCATTTGCTCATCAGAATAAAACAGTAGGATATTGTCAA GGCTTGAATTATATAGCAGGATTACTATTGCTTGTTACAAAAAGCGAAGAAACAGCCTTTTGGTTGTTAAAAGTCctaatagaaaaaattttacCTGATTATTATACTCCAACAATGGATGGCCTCCTTACAGATATCGATGTGCTTGCAGAATTAGTcaa aataaaaatgcCAGATATTTATCAACATGTAACAAATATAGGCTTACCTTGGCCAGTCATTACAACGAAGTGGTTTGTGTGCTTATTTGCAGAAGTATTACCAATTGAG ACTACGCTGCGTATATGGGATTGCCTTTTTTATGAAGgcagtaaaattatatttcgggTTGCATTAACTCTCATAAAAAGGAACAAATGCAACTTGCTTGCTTGTCAAGACTTTACAACATTAGCAGAATGctttaaagaaataacaaaagatAGTATTGTTTTAAAATGTCATGACTTCATGCAG AGTATATTTAAAGTACCTGGATCACTGCCTGGTAGCACAATTATTAAACTAAGAACAAAAATATCACGACAACGTTTGGAACAACAAAAGGAGAATAAATTAGGACGATAG
- the LOC139992434 gene encoding growth hormone-regulated TBC protein 1-A isoform X3, whose product MLSHNKFNIEKCLLTTLYSAEIICQHRLAWGMASSCFSNVDEYGFERPQDFDYETYEDFISEYLKVLAKRAKKWSEIIGEGKSLQRNITIKRYVRKGIPGEHRGLVWLSVSGGEELKNADPDLYQKLLQPPHNKQVADVIKTDLPRTFPDNIFFNNTENQQYQLYNILLAFAHQNKTVGYCQGLNYIAGLLLLVTKSEETAFWLLKVLIEKILPDYYTPTMDGLLTDIDVLAELVKIKMPDIYQHVTNIGLPWPVITTKWFVCLFAEVLPIELIHALV is encoded by the exons atgttgtcgcacaataaatttaatattgaaaagtGTTTACTGACCACCCTATATTCAGCAGAAATCATATGTCAGCATCGTCTTGCGTGGGGTATGGCAAGTTCATGTTTTAG taaTGTGGATGAATATGGCTTTGAAAGACCTCAAGATTTTGACTATGAAACTTATGAAGATTTTATCTCAGAATACCTCAAAGTACTTGCAAAAAGAGCAAAAAAGTGGTCTGAAATCATTGGAGAAGGAAAATcattacaacgtaatattacaataaagaGATATGTTCGTAAAGGTATACCAGGAGAACATAGAGGATTa gTATGGCTTTCTGTCAGTGGAggagaagaattaaaaaatgcagatCCTGATCTTTATCAGAAACTACTCCAACCTCCACATAATAAACAAGTTGCAGATGTTATTAAAACTGATTTACCAAGAACTTTTcctgataatatattttttaataatacagaAAATCAACAGTATCAATTATACAACATTCTATTAGCATTTGCTCATCAGAATAAAACAGTAGGATATTGTCAA GGCTTGAATTATATAGCAGGATTACTATTGCTTGTTACAAAAAGCGAAGAAACAGCCTTTTGGTTGTTAAAAGTCctaatagaaaaaattttacCTGATTATTATACTCCAACAATGGATGGCCTCCTTACAGATATCGATGTGCTTGCAGAATTAGTcaa aataaaaatgcCAGATATTTATCAACATGTAACAAATATAGGCTTACCTTGGCCAGTCATTACAACGAAGTGGTTTGTGTGCTTATTTGCAGAAGTATTACCAATTGAG TTGATTCATGCATTAGTTTAA